A genome region from Magnolia sinica isolate HGM2019 chromosome 8, MsV1, whole genome shotgun sequence includes the following:
- the LOC131254215 gene encoding probable LRR receptor-like serine/threonine-protein kinase At3g47570 has translation MEICKIRRESFQILAAVIEDLLERSAAHFSNETDRLALLHLKHIITDDPLHSMSSWNDTLHFRHWKGVTIINLSNNSFHGTIPEEIGRLHCLRNSLKGSIPDELSRLIILELLSISENEVSGTIPPLLYNLSSIKCLDVGWNRLQGNLPPNIGLTLPNLQQLYVEGNQFAGPIPVSLSNAPGLLLIKLTNNNFSGSVPMNFGILKGLSKLYLGGNRIGIGKAHDLSFLDSLTNCSSLQELDISYNRLSGVLPESMGNLSTQLRILWLGSNMIFGRIPSGIKNLVGLTTLRMEYNSLTGTIPIGVGKLNKVRRLSLGGNELSGEIPSSLGNITQLYILDLFGNNLWGTVPSSIGNFTFLQFIQLDNNNLSGTFPRSLFSIPSLTELRVESNSFTGDLPFEVSYSNALGRFSVSNNKLSGEIPSSLGNCLGLEYLCLDGNLFQGSIPPTFANLKGLRLLDLSRNNLLGKIPRYLEKFVLEYLNLSFNNFERELPKQGVFGNISRVSVVGLCGGIPGLQMRPCSKQGKSLASKVKISIIVVVCLISLSCFFTTLSWVRKSRRKPCSVPSMKNTYITVSYADLFKATDGFSSANLVGTGRTAAMYKGSLDGYRYVVPVKVFNLERRGAVRGFMAECETMGNIRHRNIVKIVTCCSSIDFKGNDFKALVYEYMPNGSLDKWLHRDGQEQLLRNLNFLQRLNIVIDVASALDYLDQTSIIHRDLKPSNILLDDDMVAHLGDFGLAKLFSEFAQTRTVVITGSAGYIAPGIKTASVRWNY, from the exons ATGGAAATATGTAAGATTAGAAGGGAATCTTTTCAAATTCTTGCAGCAGTGATTGAGGATCTCCTTGAGAG ATCTGCTGCTCATTTCTCTAACGAAACCGATCGCCTTGCTTTGCTTCACTTGAAACATATAATAACCGACGATCCTCTCCATTCCATGAGTTCTTGGAATGATACTCTTCACTTCCGCCACTGGAAAGGTGTCAC GATAATCAATCTCTCAAACAACAGCTTCCACGGCACGATTCCTGAAGAGATTGGCCGTTTGCATTGCCTGCG AAATAGTCTGAAAGGCAGCATCCCGGATGAACTCAGCCGGTTGATAATCTTGGAGCTTCTTAGCATAAGTGAAAATGAAGTTTCAGGTACAATTCCGCCACTGCTATACAATCTCTCCTCTATTAAGTGTTTGGACGTAGGATGGAACAGATTGCAAGGAAACCTTCCACCTAATATAGGCCTCACGCTTCCTAATCTTCAACAGCTTTATGTCGAAGGAAATCAATTCGCAGGACCCATACCagtttcattatccaatgctCCGGGACTTTTACTTATTAAACTCACCAACAACAATTTTAGCGGATCTGTGCCTATGAATTTTGGAATCCTCAAGGGTCTCTCCAAATTATATTTGGGGGGCAATCGAATTGGAATTGGAAAAGCTCATGATTTGAGTTTTCTTGATTCTTTGACCAATTGCAGTAGCTTACAAGAATTGGACATAAGCTATAATCGTCTCAGCGGTGTGTTACCCGAATCCATGGGTAATCTTTCAACTCAGCTGAGAATACTATGGTTAGGGAGTAACATGATATTCGGAAGGATCCCATCTGGGATTAAGAATCTTGTTGGCTTAACAACACTGAGAATGGAGTACAACTCTCTTACAGGTACTATTCCCATTGGTGTTGGGAAACTTAACAAAGTGAGACGACTTTCCTTGGGTGGGAATGAATTATCAGGGGAAATTCCATCTTCCTTGGGCAATATCACCCAATTGTACATACTTGATTTGTTTGGGAACAATCTATGGGGAACCGTACCTTCAAGCATTGGAAATTTTACATTCTTGCAGTTTATACAACTTGACAATAATAACTTGAGCGGTACCTTCCCCAGATCACTTTTCAGCATTCCCTCTTTGACTGAACTCCGTGTTGAAAGTAACTCCTTTACTGGCGATCTTCCATTCGAAGTCAGTTATTCAAATGCTCTTGGAAGATTCAGTGTTTCTAATAACAAATTGTCAGGCGAAATTCCAAGCTCGCTAGGCAATTGTCTTGGTTTAGAGTATCTTTGTTTGGATGGGAACTTGTTTCAAGGATCAATTCCTCCAACATTTGCTAATCTAAAAGGCCTTCGACTCCTGGATCTTTCACGCAACAACTTATTGGGGAAGATTCCAAGATATCTTGAGAAGTTTGTTCTAGAGTATCTAAATCTATCCTTCAACAATTTCGAGCGTGAATTACCAAAACAAGGGGTCTTCGGAAATATCAGTCGAGTTTCAGTGGTGGGACTCTGTGGGGGTATTCCAGGATTACAAATGCGTCCATGCTCTAAACAGGGGAAGTCTCTTGCATCGAAAGTAAAAATCTCAATAATTGTTGTGGTGTGTCTAATTTCTCTATCATGCTTCTTTACCACTCTTTCTTGGGTAAGAAAGTCAAGAAGGAAGCCTTGTTCTGTGCCTTCTATGAAGAATACTTATATTACCGTGTCTTATGCGGATCTCTTTAAAGCAACGGATGGGTTCTCTTCTGCCAATTTGGTTGGCACAGGGAGAACTGCTGCTATGTATAAAGGGTCTCTAGATGGCTACAGATATGTAGTACCAGTGAAAGTCTTCAACCTCGAACGCCGAGGAGCTGTGAGGGGTTTCATGGCCGAATGCGAAACCATGGGAAATATTAGGCATCGGAATATTGTTAAGATCGTAACATGTTGCTCAAGCATTGATTTTAAGGGTAATGATTTTAAAGCTCTGGTTTATGAGTACATGCCCAATGGAAGTCTAGACAAGTGGTTGCACAGAGATGGCCAGGAACAGCTGCTGAGGAACTTGAACTTTCTCCAAAGGCTAAACATAGTTATAGATGTGGCTTCTGCTTTGGATTACCTAGACCAAACATCAATCATTCATCGTGATCTAAAACCGAGCAacattcttcttgatgatgaTATGGTGGCTCATTTGGGCGATTTCGGGCTTGCTAAGTTATTCTCTGAGTTTGCTCAAACTAGGACGGTTGTGATAACGGGATCTGCTGGGTATATCGCTCCAG GTATAAAAACTGCATCAGTTAGATGGAACTATTAg
- the LOC131253221 gene encoding probable LRR receptor-like serine/threonine-protein kinase At3g47570, whose translation MNVSYAELFKATDGFSSDNLVGTGSFGAVYKGILDRDATMVAVKAFNLQRQGALRSFMAECDALRNIRLRNLVKILTCCSSIDFKGNEFKALVYEYMPNGSLDEWLHSDDDDQLRKNLKFTQRLNIVVDMASTLDYPHNDCQTSIIHRDLKPSNILLDYDMIAQVGDFGLARFLSEVANTSSIGMNGSIGYIAPEYAMASKASTQGDVYSYGIFLLEMITGKRPTDDMFKDNLSLHHFAKLALPDQVMKIVDPRLLIEEAEVTQGNKNHINIRTRMQGCLISLVKISVLCSKESPRERMQMRDVVVEMHTVKDLYLRVKIH comes from the exons ATGAACGTGTCTTATGCGGAGCTCTTTAAAGCAACAGATGGGTTCTCTTCTGACAATTTGGTGGGCACTGGAAGTTTTGGTGCTGTATATAAAGGGATTCTGGATCGTGATGCAACAATGGTAGCAGTAAAAGCCTTCAACCTTCAACGACAAGGAGCTCTGCGGAGCTTCATGGCCGAATGTGATGCCTTGAGAAACATTAGGCTTCGGAATCTTGTTAAGATCTTGACTTGTTGCTCGAGCATTGATTTTAAGGGCAATGAGTTTAAAGCTCTAGTTTATGAGTACATGCCCAATGGAAGTCTAGACGAGTGGTTGCACAGTGATGATGATGACCAGCTGAGAAAGAACTTGAAGTTTACTCAAAGGCTAAACATAGTTGTAGATATGGCTTCTACACTGGATTATCCACACAATGATTGCCAAACATCAATCATTCACCGAGATCTAAAACCGAGCAACATTCTTCTTGATTATGACATGATTGCTCAAGTGGGTGATTTCGGCCTAGCCAGATTCTTATCTGAAGTTGCTAATACTAGCTCAATTGGGATGAACGGATCCATTGGGTACATCGCTCCAG AGTATGCGATGGCTAGTAAagcatctacacaaggagatgtCTACAGCTATGGAATCTTTTTATTGGAGATGATCACTGGAAAGAggccaactgatgacatgtttaaggacaatctaagccttcatcatttcGCTAAGTTGGCTTTGCCTGATCAAGTAATGAAGATTGTTGATCCACGACTGCTCATAGAAGAAGCTGAAGTTACTCAAGGCAACAAAAATCATATCAATATAAGAACTAGAATGCAAGGCTGCTTGATTTCACTGGTCAAAATCAGTGTGTTATGCTCCAAGGAATCTCCAAGAGAACGAATGCAGATGAGAGATGTTGTTGTAGAAATGCATACAGTCAAGGACCTGTATCTCAGGGTCAAGATTCACTGA
- the LOC131254216 gene encoding putative receptor-like protein kinase At3g47110, with protein sequence MELQSMSLWAFWLFLLLSSMHVLRFFGSAANFSNETDYLALLHFKHLTTEDPLNSLSSWNHTLHFCHWQGVTCGGRLHPQRVTALNLTGQKLVGPISPFIRNLTFLRRIELANNSFNGRIPEEMGQLLRLRFLGLDDNKFTGEIPANLTRCSELQLLYLVRNQLIGSIPTELGSLSKLTVLALGINNLIENIPPSLGNLSSLTLLLSRNRLEGNIPDDLSQLVRLNILGIRENELSLLFGVNQFTRPIPVSLSNASGLALVNLNNNSFSGSVPLDFGNLKNLSRLRLWGNELAIGKGSDLGFLDSLINCISLQLPDVGINNLSGLLPNSIGNLSTQLNELSLDNNMIFGSIPSGIRNLICLTVVNLGYNFLTGRIPIGVGMLNKVEQLEQ encoded by the exons ATGGAACTCCAGTCCATGAGCCTATGGGCATTCTGGttgtttctccttctctcttccatGCACGTTCTACGCTTCTTCGGATCTGCTGCTAACTTCTCCAACGAAACAGATTATCTTGCTTTGCTACACTTCAAACATCTGACAACCGAAGACCCTCTCAATTCCTTGAGCTCATGGAATCATACTCTCCACTTCTGTCACTGGCAAGGAGTCACATGCGGTGGTCGCCTCCATCCTCAAAGGGTCACCGCCTTGAACCTCACAGGCCAGAaattggtgggacccatatctCCCTTCATACGGAACCTTACCTTCCTCAGGAGAATCGAACTCGCGAATAACAGCTTCAACGGGCGGATTCCTGAAGAGATGGGTCAGTTGCTCCGCTTGCGGTTTCTCGGTCTGGACGATAACAAATTCACCGGAGAAATTCCAGCAAATCTGACCCGCTGTTCTGAACTCCAGCTCCTTTATCTTGTTCGGAATCAGCTTATAGGGAGTATTCCAACTGAGCTTGGCTCTCTATCAAAGCTCACCGTATTAGCCCTTGGTATCAACAATCTTATCGAAAACATCCCAccttcacttggaaacctttcgtCTCTCACACTCCTTCTCTCAAGAAACCGTCTGGAGGGCAACATCCCAGACGATCTCAGTCAGTTGGTGAGGTTAAACATTCTTGGTATTCGTGAAAATGAACTTTCA CTTCTTTTCGGAGTAAACCAATTCACAAGACCCATACCagtttcattatccaatgcttcTGGACTTGCACTTGTTAACCTTAATAACAATAGTTTTAGTGGATCGGTGCCTCTGGATTTTGGAAACCTCAAGAATCTCTCTAGGTTACGTTTGTGGGGAAATGAACTTGCAATTGGAAAAGGTAGTGACTTGGGTTTTCTTGATTCTTTGATCAATTGCATTAGTTTACAACTACCGGATGTAGGCATTAATAATCTCAGTGGTTTGTTGCCCAACTCCATAGGGAATCTTTCAACCCAGCTGAATGAACTATCGTTAGACAATAACATGATATTCGGAAGCATCCCATCTGGGATTCGGAATCTCATTTGCTTAACAGTAGTCAATTTGGGGTATAACTTTCTAACAGGTAGAATTCCCATTGGTGTTGGAATGCTTAACAAGGTGGAGCAACTTGAGCAGTAA